CGCGAGCGTCCCGACCTGGATGTCTCGCCGATGGGAATGATCGGCCGCCTCAAGCGTTGTGCCGCGCTTGTTCAGCAACAACTCGACGCAACGTTCGCCGAGTTCGACATGAGCGGGTGGGAGTTCGACATGCTGGCAACGCTGCGCCGGTCGGGCGCGCCGTATCGGCTCGCCCCGACCGCTCTGTTTTCCACGTTGATGGTCACGTCGGGCACGATGACGCACCGGTTGCAGCGGCTGGAGGGCCGGGGATGGATCACGCGCGTCGCCAATCCGGACGACGCCCGCAGCACGCTCGTTCAGTTGACCGACGACGGCTTCGCGCTGATCGAGCGGGCGGTTGAGGCGCACGTTGCCAACGAACATCGTATGCTCGCACCGCTTACAAAAGCGTCGCTCACAAACATTGACACCGGATTGAGCGACTGGCTGCGCGTGCTGGAAGGCAACAAATAATGACACCCGGTCATGCCGGACGTGACAGAGGTCCGGCATCGCGAACCTGTGTGCCTCTATCGCGACGTCAGGTCATCGCCGGCATGGCGATCGTCATGCCGCCACGGCCGTGCCCACACGCTGACGTTGCGGCCAGAAGTACCACACGGCGCCAATCGCCTGCAGCACCACCAGCATTGCCCATGCCGCGAAGTGGCCCTGCGCGCTGTGCGTGTCATAGGCCCCCAGCACGGCCCCCACGCCGACCTGGCACAGAAAAATCAGCAGGAAGATAACGAGGGTGAGCGACGTGTTCACGCGTCCGATCAGGGTGCCGTGGAAGTGTTCGGCCAGGACTGCGTACGACAAAATGCCCGTACCGCCGAAGATTCCGTACGC
This is a stretch of genomic DNA from Pandoraea faecigallinarum. It encodes these proteins:
- a CDS encoding MarR family winged helix-turn-helix transcriptional regulator, with product MARRQQGDTTGGDAVDTILAQWHRERPDLDVSPMGMIGRLKRCAALVQQQLDATFAEFDMSGWEFDMLATLRRSGAPYRLAPTALFSTLMVTSGTMTHRLQRLEGRGWITRVANPDDARSTLVQLTDDGFALIERAVEAHVANEHRMLAPLTKASLTNIDTGLSDWLRVLEGNK